The genomic window ccgtcacctcccCTCCTTCCTCATCGCTCACCTACCCCGCCCCCTCTGCGCCTCCTCCCGCTTCTCATCCCTCAGCGTATCATGCACTCCCATCGATctaacccccaccccctctcGTCCCGTCCTCATCCCTCGGCCCGTCACATATCCAGCCAACTTTTGCCCTATGCTCCCTCGCCTCTCTGCAGGAGGTGCTGCCTAAAGGAGGTAACGTCATAGATTCCCACCGTCCGGGCCATGCCATATTTTCGCAGCTCCTTCGGACAAGAGGtgcagaaacctgaagtcccacaccactcggctcaggaacagttactcccctcaaccattcggttcttgaacgaaccgacacaaccctaatcactacctcagtacagtGACACTTTGCACTGCAATGgacttagttttttttttatttttattctgatTGTGTTCTAGCTTGTAAAAATAAGTCGTGCAGAATTTACATTTAGGACATTTTTCTTCTTGTGAACGTTGTGTATCTGATGCTGTGTTCCTGTGCTGCTGCTGCGAGTAGGTTTTTCACTGCACAGGAATTCTGGACTTCTGGagatctggaaatccagagcaacacgcacaaaatgctggatgctGGGCGCCCCGGTCTGCGCCCCTGTATCACGACTGGAAAGGATTATTCGCACttcttttttctttgtttcttctTATTAAGttttttcttattctggcttctttccccttcctttcatgTCTGATGAAGGTTCTAGGCCCAAGACATCTTAAATGCTGTTtcacctgctgagatccttcagcattttgtgtgcattcctcagtttttcaatgtacctacaatgtatatatatacatatacatacatatatgcagatacatacacacataaaTATGAAGAGTGAGGGTTTCCGTCGGTCAGAGTTCTCCATGGATATTGTCCaggtacacaagcctgggcagcgCGATATGGAGAACGAGCTGTTGCACATGGAGCAAGCTCGCCCTCTCCACGCAACTGCTGAACCCAAAGGGACGGCAGAGACCGgtacagtttggtgccagcagcgtcccaggagttgccagtcagcattgaactcagtgtagTTAGGGAGTCctgctccggatttttccctcggggtttactcccgaagccttccccgtgagtgggtatagccgcagggCAGCCGAGGTTTGCGATCAGGTTTGCTTCTCCTGtaggagctgccaaccacggctgatgagccccatctgcccgaagcgaccggttttaaggcgccagtaacccgccttggccccttctcctgtcagtagaaacggttccgccaGGTTAGAAGCTAAGCCGTGGGTGAAGGACAAGGACTTTTGCAGAGTGCTGCagtaaattttatgtattgcactgtactgctgctgcaaagaaaaaagacaataaggtgcaagcaaCATGATGGGCTGCGTATGCACACATGGATTGCTGCATCTACCTGTAAATTTGACATTGACCTCCACGAGTGAAAAAATAAATGCTATTATCTCTTAACTATTAACACCCAGTACTTTAtgtaggcacgtggccaagtggttaaggcattggactagcgatctgaaggtcgtgagttcgagccccagccgaggcaacgtgttgtgtccttgagcaaggcacttaaccacacattgctctgcgacgacaccggtgccaagctgtatgggtcctaatgcccttctcttggacaacattggtgtcgtggagaggagagacttgcagcatgggcaactgctggtcttccatacaaccttgcccaggcctgcgccctggagagtgaagactttccaggcgcagagttccatggtctcacaagactaacaaatgcctttactttactttgtTATAGTGATTATATTCGACTGTAGTGTGAACCACGGACACGGCTCGGTGTTTCAGAAGATTTTATTATGACGCAACCCCTATAAGTATTATAATATTATAAAGTGGGCTCTTTGCAAACCTATCGCTCTTAAAACACATCCCACCCTCCCAGCAGGACTTGGTGTGCCTTGGTGGGTAGAGACAGGagacaaggtaactgaaggacGATATCAcacaacagcacccccccccaaccatatCGAGCCACCACTCCTATTCCCACACATTCCAATGTCCCTCCAGGTTCCGTTTTCCCGACTTTCAGCGCGCAGCGGGATCCTGAGGCCGAACGTGCTGGCGCCGGTTCGCTCACTGGAAGTGCGTCCGGTACTGGGGGTTCTGGGGAGGCAAAGAAGAGAGAGGGTGACTGAAAGGGGTAACCGGGATTTATGAAGGGAGGtacacagagagggagagagatatgggggagggagagtgggggcgggacaggaggaagagggagaggtaGATGGGGAGCGGGAGAGATAGATAGGACAATGGAGGTGTGTTGAAGACCCCGTAGCCCTCTCAGGAGTGTGGGGAGGGTATTCTAGGACCGATGACAGCAGAGTGAGGATGGGGATACTCACAGAGACGGTGGACAACCGCTGTTCCTGCCGCGGGGGTAAGGAGTCCAGCTTCAGCATCGTCATCGGATCGACATCCTCAAaaggggatttcaacttccctggAGGTGGGAGGATAGAGAGCAGCTTCAGGCTTTGGTCCTGCTTTATCTGCAGAGCACAACGCACCCTCGACCTCCACCCTCACCTACCAATCTCATTCTACAgtatctccctccccacccacttctCCTCAACACAAAACCCTCTCCCACCCTCTACATCCCATCATCCATTCACGAGCCTCTCCCTACCCGTCTTAaaacctctctccctctccgaCGCTCAGCTCAACaacaccactccctcccctctcctcaatcTCTCCCTAAATACACTCACCCCTCTCCTCaatacccctctctctctctccaacataaccttcctctctccccatccaTCCACAGACATCCCCCGTTCTGTATTCTCCATTCTCCTCCTCAAAACTCCTCTCCCTCTCCGgccctcacctcaatctctcacaccataccctctcccctctcctcaaaCCATCCCTACCTCCCtatccttctctctttctccaacCCCACAATGCATCGCCTGACCTCTCCATCTCTGAATACAGCCTTCCCAACTCCTCAAAACCTCTCTTCCCCTCCGATTCTCACCTAACCAACACCGCTCCCTTCActttcaccctccctctctctcagcatCCATCGACAGACCTCCTCTAATCCGCATAGTCCCTACCCATctcctcaatctctctctctctcctaaccGTCTCTAGTTCCACCATCCATCAACAGACTAATCACTCTctgacttcaccctcctctccctaAACACACTCGCTTTCACTCCCCACCCCTCTATCTCCTGCagaccctccctccctctcaacACATCCCTCCTTGCTGACTCCAACCATCCCTCCCATTTAACTCCTCCCCAAACTTCCCCTCTCCAACTCTTACCTTCCTATTTcaatccctcccctctctccctttagTCCTCTCTTCTCACTCTCCCTGCCCGTCtaactccttcctctctccccattTCTTCCCATCTTTTTCCCTCCCTATCCCCTTCTGCTCCCCTTTCCTTCTCTTCCACTACTTATCTAACTCCTCCTCCCgacctctttcttccctttcacACATATCAACTCTTTTGCTTAACTCTGTATAACCTCTCCCCTATCCCACccataaccccatctctccctcctctctctcccaccgtcccattcccttctttcaattccaaaccACGCCCCCTCCCCCAAAACTTCTATCCCTCTCTCTGAGACACTTACCTGCCTCGGGCTGGAACGACTTGTTGTAAACCGACCCGACCCTGGACACGCCCAGGCTGTCCCACCCCTCGCTGTCCGTCTCGTCCTCATCCTCCTCGCCTCTTCTCAGGGCCCTCCacgcctccagcacccagggtagaAGGCAGCCAGCCAGCAGCGCCCAGCCGTTCGCCAGTAACAGGGCGGCGAGCGGCGAATCGTCCCAGGCGTCGCGGTAGGGAATCCAGGAGGGTCGGCGCTCGCCGCGCAGGTAGGCGGCCAAGCAGACGGTCCAGACGGCGGCAGAGAGGGCAGCGGCTACCAGCAGATAGCCGGCCTCCCTCCACCGCCGGCGGGGGCCCAGCCGGAGCCGCTTGAGGAGAGCGGCCAGCGACAGAGCCAGCCCGGTCGCCAAGAGCACCATCACATAGACCAGAGAACCCATGAGGTCGCTCTTGGCCACCGAACAGGGGTTCTGACCTGGCACGGACTTCAGTGGCCGCGCCCGGACAGTCGACGTGATCAACCACACCGCCTTGATCAGACACTCCACCAGGAAGAGAGTGAAGGCGGCCAGCAGCCAAAGCGGGGACGTTTTGCCGCCGCCCCGCCGCAGCAGGAGTCCTGCCTGGACGCATAGGCTGGCGAAACAGAGGGCGGGCACGGCACCGAGGAGGAAGCGCCGGGCCGCACAGTTGTCGGCATGCGGCTTCACCACGAAAGCAAAGCTGAGCCCCAGGCAACCCCAGGCGCCGGCCGCCAACATCACCCGCAACGCCGGTAGCGTCAGTCCCTTACACCACGCAGCCGATCTGCGGCCCCGCGAGTGGTGCGTCAGCGTCAGAAGGGCCACTGTCAGTCCGGCATCCAGCGCCAACCCCGCCACCGCTAGCGCCTCGACCAGAATACCCCACCCTTCCTGCAGGTTACACAGGCTGTGGTAGATCCAGTTCAGGTCCCGGCTGCAGCCTGCCGGAGCTCTAGCCATCGGGAGTAAGGTGGACAGGGGTTCTCGGAACCTGCTGGGGTGAGAGAGAAGGGGATCAGATTATAGAGGCAGACAGAGGTGAGGTGTTTCCCTGTCCCGCTAAGAATCCACATGCAGACGCACGCTGTGACCCGTCGCTGATTACACCTCGACAGTAACAACAGTGCGTCGTAAGTTATGGCGGGACACCAACAGCAAATCTGTCTTAAGTTTCACCCGAACAAAAGCTACGCCTCCGTTATAGTCTGTCGCATTACACACTAATGCAAGCTACAACCCCATCACAAATTACACCCCGACAGAAGCTGGTTAAGAGccgcaaaactgttcacaatactccaagtgaggcctcaccagtgcttcataaaacctcaacatcacacccttgctttaatattctagtcatAGTCGGTCGTAAATTACATCCAGGCTCAAACAACAGTCGATaagacaggaacagaattaggccgttcggcccatcgagtctagtcCGCCAttacaccatggctgatttataatccctctcaaccacattctcctggcGAGCGTCCGTAACCTTCGTCACCCTTACTTGGgtgcaaaaccatcaattccgtcatccaaatcattgacatataacgtggaaAAAGAcagtcccaacacggacccctgcagaacaccacccgGTCCCCCAGTAGACAACCAGAAAATTACACCTTTATTCTTACTCGttgtctcctgccaatcttcCTCTGAGATAGTACCTTTCCTGCcagaccatgggctcttgttaaccagcctcacggactgcactttgtcaaaggccttctgaaaatccaaatgaagAATATCTATTAacactcttttgtctatcctgattgttatttTCCTATTCTCCTGGtttttccctgtaaactttgacgtctcgaaaatagtctgtgcctttattccttctgccgaTGTGCATGACTAGGCACTTACTTCCATTAGTCCACAAACTTCGCTGCAAAGccgtcaattccttcatccagatcattgacaacaTAACGTAAAATATAACcagatataacaattacagcacggaaacaggccatctttgcccttctagtccgtgccgaactcttactctcacctagttccaccgacctgcattcagcccataaccctccattcctttcctgtccatatatctatccaatttaactttaagcgacaacatcgaacctgcctcaaccacttctgctggaagctcgttccatacagctaccactctctgagtaaagaagtcccccctcatgttacccctaaacttttgccctttaactctaaAATGAAGCTGTCCAAACAcgaacccctgtggagcaccacttgtcactggcagctaaccagaaaaaagaccttttattcccaatctttgacTTCTGCCGGTCAACCAATCATCTATCCACggtagtacctttcctgtaatgccatggccTGCTATTTTGTTTAGCggactcatgtgcagcaccttgtcaaattccgtctgaaactccaagtaaacaacatctactaaCTCTccgttgtctatcctgcctgttatttcctttaaCAATGCCAACTGATTTGCCAGCCAAGATTACAGCAGCCCTAGGCTGTAATCCATCcgatccaggtgatttatctgccttcagacttttcaacttcccaagcatcttctccttaataatagcaactacgctcacttctgccccctgacactcgaatttctggcacactgctgacGCAGAATACTTagagttcatccgccatttctttgtctcctcccccacccattaCTACCATTTTCCAgaggtccgatatctactctctgtTTTGTTCTCTATGTTCACCTCggtggtggtgctgggggggggggggggggtcttctgCTATCCTCTTTGGTATTGttggccagcttaccttcatattcaatcttttctccccttatagctttttcagttaccttctgttggattttcaaagtttcccaaacctctaacttcccactattttatattctagtatAAAAAAATTATGTtccagagagatggagagttgtGAACAGACTTAACCCTTTTGTTTCCACGGCTCAGTGTCCATGATTTACACCGGGCAAAATTGTTCAagattaaccccttcatccccagCCCCACTACTTCTGGTTACACTGGGCAGGACCATAATTGGATTAACCCCATCATTCCCAGCTCCACTGTCCTGGTTACGTCGGGCAGACTGCAATTGGATTAACTCTTTTAGTCCCACTGTCACTTCGAGAGACTGACGGacgagagggaaagggagaaggggcaatgggcgggagggagggagagtgtgaaAGAAGAGAGGGTGTAAGAGCGAAAGAGAGACACACACAGGGTGGACAGCGGGAGAAAGAAAATGCGACAGCTGGGGAGAGACTTAGAGTGGGACAGAGTTTGGCTTAGTTTGGCATTTGCTAAAGTgtgccgagagagagagagagaaagactgtttCACAGAGAGACAGGAAGATGAAGAGATAGATACTATGACAGAGGGAATGTATGATAGAGTATTTTAGGCAGGGAAAAGGAGAGGGGTCCTAGTTTAACATGGCAGGGACGGAGAAGGACAACGAATGTGTGCGAGATGGTTTGAtgtttgacagagagagaaggagggaaagAGCGAGATTGGGTTTGAGAAGCCATTTGACAGAGACTGCTTGACGTTGATGCAGAGAGAGAAGCGGGGAACGTTTGTGGTCTGACAGAGGGGCAGAGAGTAATGGGGTAAGATGGGTGAGAGAAACGGAAAGGgcaggaagagagggggagagacatgggggacagagagagagacactgatagagagagcagagagaaATAGGGGCagcgagagaaaaaaaataacagttTGTCAAagtggaaaagagagaagggggaaaggaAAGAGCGGGAGACACAGGCAGAGGAACACGGaagagggtagagagagagaaaaaagagtgcGATGGTGAGGGTTGAGGGAAAGGAGTGTCAGGGAGTGATAGGGAGAAAtgggagagagtgacagaggggGATAGGGAGAAAACGGGAATTTATGACAAGGGGGTTTATAGAGGAAAAGAGTGGGGCTTAGTTTGACAGCGATCGAGGGAGAAAGTAAGTTAGTTgatagagggagagggggaaaagatTTAGGTTGAGAGATGGAGGGTGTGACAGAATGGGTGAGTTTCAGATggggagagaaatagagagagagttTTTATGTTTGAGAGAGCAAGAGATAGATCGACGCAGTGTGACAGAGCAATTTAGTTTGATGGTTtgacagaagggagagaagcgACTGTGTGAAGCTGTCGGGAAAAGTGTAAGTGAGAGGGGAGATCGGGAGTGGGAAGAGAGGGTGAGCGGAGGGTCGGAGGTTATGTGTGCACTCACGGGCtatgcgctctctctctctttgtctctgcCTCACACAGGCTCCCAGCTGCCGCTCCGAGATACTGACAACTCCCAGCCCAGGAAGAACTGGGATAGAACGGAGGGGAGGGGCAGAGAGGGTGGGTGTGGCGGGGTGAAAGTGGAATTTCTCAATTTCTCCtgcttcccctcctctcccccacacgCACGTCCCGAGGCACCGAGATACAGACAGCTGGAGAGAGTCCTGGCCCTCCCTCATCTCTCCTCCATCCCTCTCCACCTCCTCTTCGTTCCTCCTTTATCCCCTTCTCCCTCATTCGTCCGTCCTTTCCTCATTCCTCTCTCGCTCATCTCTCCCTCAAcgctcctccatctctctcttgcTCATTCCTCCTTTAATACTCTCTGGAATCTCCTCTCCCTTCTTTGCCCCCTTtctcatccctctccctcacacctccCTCCTTGTCTCTCCATCATCCCTCTCTTCctatccctcccaccctccctcatccCTTCCTCTCATCCTTCGCTCGTTGCACTCTCTTCCATCCCTCTCTCTGCTCTcaccctcaccccactcctccATCCCTTCCTGGTCCCTCTCTCCTTCATCGCTACCCCATCCTTCTCGCCCTGAAACGCACCCGCCCCCCACGTCCTACATTCCCCGTCCCTTTCACACCTGAGGCGGATCCACTCCCAGAGCACACGGACCGAGACTGCAATAGGTGGGAACCTCTGTCACCGCTGCAGAGGTGCCTCGCTGCCCGCCGCAGGAATCCGGGAGATTGTTCCCGCAAGGCGCGGTGTCTCACCCACTACATCAGGCCCGCCTTAAACTGTCTCAATTTAACCATTAACCCTCGATCATGTTGAATTGCTGGTGTCCGCGTCAGAGGCGTGGCTCAGAACCAAAATTCTTTAACTGCGTGGACAGAAGATGTTAGTATAGTAGTCCATACCATTATTAATTTACTGGTTCAGCTTATAGGCCGAATGGGCTGTTCTCGTTCAGTACTGTTCTTTGAAATacattagttcaaagttcaaagtcatttTTTTCAATCAAAGTACCATATACAGCTTGAGAAACATTTTCTTACCAgcaagggaaaaaaaataaatacaataggatTTTACGGAAAACTATACGTAAACAAATATTGAAAATtaaataatgtgcaaaagaagacaaactgtagaaataaaaacaatgacgagaaaatctgcagatgctggaaatcgaagcaaaGAGCCTGAGGaacaagcagcatctctggaaaagggtaaacagtcgacgttttaggccgagaccctcgaTCTGCttagcctgctgagctcctccagcgttctgtactgagaacatgagttgtatagAGCCCTCGAGGGTGGGTCTGTAGGTCGTAGAATCAGATCAGAGCTGATGTGAATGAAGTTACCCACGTcggtacaagagcctgatggttgacgtgtgataactgtacctgaacctggtggtctacGGTAGTGCAGCGGTTAGCGCGATGTGAGTAcagctcaagcaacacacatcaaagttgctggtgaacgcagcaggccaggcagcatctctaggaagaggcacagtcgacgtttcggcccgagacgtcgactgtacctcttcctagagaggctgcctggcctgctgcgttcaccagcaactttgatgtgtgttgcttgaatttccagcatctgcagatattcctcGTGAGTACAGCTCGGAGCGTTTCGGAGTTCGATTCCGGCGCCGTTCAGTGAGCCGTCGCTCCCTGTACGACCACCGCgtggaatgcatggattttcGCCGGGTGCCTTCCAAAGGCGTGCCGGAAATGTGTTAGTCTTTAcgaaggggtcccggggagtttgTTAATATCTACAGGGGTCTTCGGACGCAGGGAGTATGTTAATTTTTACAAGGGTCCCTGGGATTGTGTTAATATTTATAGGGGGACAGGGGAGTGTGCTAATATCTACAGGGGTCTCCGGGAGTGTGTTAATTGTGCAAGAGACGATCAGCCAGGTAACTTCCATGGATAAGTGGACCATAAactttcagaaacctgatggcggtggggaagaagctTTGAGTGTAAGTACGtagtctcctgtacctcatctcggatggtagtaatgaggagagggcatgtccggATGGTGggggatgccgccttcttgatgCACCTGTCCAGctgggagaccagaactgaacaccttATCCCCAGGTGCGGACTCCGCGGCGCTTTAAGAAAGAGGATCAAAAGGTGCTGACCCGTTCGCACGGTCTTCTTGCAATCTAAAAGACAAGTACCTTTAGCTTCCCCGGTCGCTAGCGGAGTCTTCGCTCACAGTGATTTAGCGTCCCCTTGGGCATAGGTTTCGCAAACGTGCGGCGTTTCATTGGGAGACTTGCAGTGTCCGCCAACACACCGACCCTCCCCCGTCAAGAGCCACAGACAGTCGCTGACAAAACAACCGGGCGCTGGAGGTTAGGCGATAACCCAGACAGGGGAGGGAATGTTTGGCAGATCAGGTGGTGCCTGTGGGGTTGGGGGGCTGGGGGGTTGTGaagacagagaggcagagagagaaggaaatgagagagacaagcagagagaaagagagagagagacacatagATAGCAAGtgtcagagacagagagaaagtgaaggagggagggagagagacaaagagagaaaaataggCAAACAGACGAACAATGGGGGACCCAGGAAGGCAAGCCAgcggagaatgtgtgtgcgtgagagagagagagagagaatgagagagtgggagagaggttgaaagagggaaaggggaagatttagagagattgagagggagaggacaacgcacacaaaatgctggaggaactcagcaagccaagcagcatctaggaaaagagtacagtcgacgtttggggccgaaacccttcgactgtactcttttcctagatactgcctggcttgctgagttcctccagcattttgtgtgtgttgctccaatttccagcttctgcagattttctcttgtttgagagagagagataaaggttGGGCAATGTTCACATCCTTTGCTACTAGCGCAGAAAAGAATTTAAGCTGCGcataaaaggttgtcaccctcagcctcgttggcatgttaagtatatttcaacATATTAAAGTTATATTTCAAGTTTCAACAAATTAACAAGATTTCATCACCTAATCTACTTTCATTTCATGTAATATATCTTTCTGCAGCTGGTAGCAGGCCTTGCATATTCTCAGCTGTCACCATGCAGGGATGTGGAAAACGTGTAGCCCGAAGCCCAAGACTATACTTTTTTAACGCCAGGATATGCCATTTTTCTGTCAAGATGTACCGCGCCGTTGCATCCCAGATAAGTGAAATTCTTTTGTTGTGATGAATATCTATCAAAATAAAACACTGCCTTCCACTATATAAAAGTCGAGAAGGCAGAATGAAAGCACCAAATAAGCGTTCTTCCGATCGCAAACAGACGCGTTAAAATACCTATCTGGATCTTTTGTCATCTAGCTTTGTAATGTTTGACCATTTCAAACAATGTTAATAACATGTGAAAAGGTTGATATTATTACATGCTGACGCCCAGTATATGAGAAATAAGCTATTTATtgtgtattattttatttcttttaaacaatgaacaacaaactgaatTTGGTAGTTTACTATCCTTCGGATAGCTTCGGGCTtacattcagtgcgcacatgttgcTAAAACAGAGAGCGGGAGAGATTGAGAGTGAGAGATTAAGAGCgagttttagagagagagagagagagagagagagagagagagattaagagatgagagagagagagaataagctTCAGgcctattatcactgacatacgtcgtgaaatttgcttTTAGTGGCAACggtacagtacaagacataaaaatcaTTATAAGTTATAAATATTAATTAGTAGTTCCAGGAGGaacagtgaggtagagttcatgggttcggGGTCCACACAAAAATCTGACGGCGGATGGGATGAAGTCTTCCTGAAGCGTTTGAGTGTGGGTGtttaggctcccgtacctcctccctgatggtagttaaCGAGAAgcgggcatgccctggatggtttGAGTCTTctgtgatggatgccaccttcttagaccattagaccataagaccataagacataggagcagaattaggccatttggcccatgaatgtctgctccaccattcaatcatggctgacccttctttcccctcctcagccccactccccagccttctccccgtaacctttgataccgtgTCCATTCAAGAAGCTATCAAGCTCCGCCTCAAACATACccattgacctggcctccacagctgcctgtgtaacaaattccacaaattcgccagcctttggctaaagaaatttcaccacatctatgttttaaatggacgcccatCTATCCTGAGCCTCTGCCGtcttgtccaagactcccccagcTTGGAAAACATCTTTTGCACATCTACTGTCCAGGCTtatcaacattcaaaaagtttcaatgagattccccctcatccttctagatTCCAGCGAGTCCAGATCCAGAGccttcaaatgttccttgtatgataagcctttcattcaaggaatcatccttatgaacctcctctgaaccctctccaataccagcacatcttttctcagatgaggagcccagaaccgttcacaatactcaaggtgaagcctcaccactgccttgtaaagcctcagcatcacatccctgctcttatgtttGAGagcacttgaaatgaatgctaacattatgtatgaccatgcatttt from Mobula birostris isolate sMobBir1 chromosome 29, sMobBir1.hap1, whole genome shotgun sequence includes these protein-coding regions:
- the LOC140189904 gene encoding G-protein coupled receptor family C group 5 member C-like, coding for MARAPAGCSRDLNWIYHSLCNLQEGWGILVEALAVAGLALDAGLTVALLTLTHHSRGRRSAAWCKGLTLPALRVMLAAGAWGCLGLSFAFVVKPHADNCAARRFLLGAVPALCFASLCVQAGLLLRRGGGKTSPLWLLAAFTLFLVECLIKAVWLITSTVRARPLKSVPGQNPCSVAKSDLMGSLVYVMVLLATGLALSLAALLKRLRLGPRRRWREAGYLLVAAALSAAVWTVCLAAYLRGERRPSWIPYRDAWDDSPLAALLLANGWALLAGCLLPWVLEAWRALRRGEEDEDETDSEGWDSLGVSRVGSVYNKSFQPEAGKLKSPFEDVDPMTMLKLDSLPPRQEQRLSTVSNPQYRTHFQ